The Epinephelus lanceolatus isolate andai-2023 chromosome 19, ASM4190304v1, whole genome shotgun sequence DNA segment TGTTCGAGACATTGACAATTTATACCCCCAAAGCACTCGCTGCTTTATGAAAAGGTTGTGATCAGGTGCTAGGCTGTAAGCAGCAGACATCCAAGAGGCACAGTGCCCAAATGAATGGTGAACTgggattggcttttactttcactttcgctTGTGAACATGTTTACCAACAACAGCAATTAACCACAATCAtgcatagtataccttcaaACCTTCTTGCCAACTACGTCTATATACTACATTAGAAGACATTCATGTGCCAGTGTTCTGCCGCATTTTTACAAATGTGAAATGTGTCCTTTCACCTAACATCATCTTTTATTGAACACCATCAAAAGATGTCTGTGATCCTTGAGAGAAACCTGTCCCTGCCCCATTTTTGAGTTTTCATATTATCCATTTGTCAGTGGCCTTCTTTTTATGGCAGTCACAATATGTCTCCTTCCTTTGCCTCATTATCATCATCTCTCAAGGTACTCAAGTTCAGTGAGCGCAGCCATCCAGCCCATGGGCGGCCTGGAGGAGAACCTGGAGTATGTGCGGACTCTATACGACTTCACTGGCAGCGATGCAGAGGACCTTCCCTTCAAGAAGGGGGAAATCCTCATCATCCTGGAGAAACCCGAGGAGCAGTGGTGGAGCGCCAAGAGTAAAGAGGGACGTGTTGGGATGATCCCCGTGCCCTATGTGGAGAAATTGGTACGACCTTCACCTCATCCCGGCCAGCCTTCCCACGGATCTCGCAACTCCAACAGCTACGGGATCCCCGAGCCCTCCCACGCCCTCGTCCACGCCTACGCCCAGCCCCAGACGCCATCGCCGCTGCCCCCTGGCACACCTGGAGCAGTTATCACCCCTCTACCGTCCATGCAGAACGGTCCTGTCATGGCTAAGGCGATCCAGAAACGAGTGCCCTGCGCTTATGACAAAACAGCTCTTGCTTTAGAGGTATTGTAAA contains these protein-coding regions:
- the crkl gene encoding crk-like protein, giving the protein MSTARFDSSDRSAWYFGPVSRQEAQNRLQGQRHGMFLVRDSSTCPGDYVLSVSENSKVSHYIINSLPSKRFKIGDQEFDHLPALLEFYKIHYLDTTTLIEPAPRYSSSVSAAIQPMGGLEENLEYVRTLYDFTGSDAEDLPFKKGEILIILEKPEEQWWSAKSKEGRVGMIPVPYVEKLVRPSPHPGQPSHGSRNSNSYGIPEPSHALVHAYAQPQTPSPLPPGTPGAVITPLPSMQNGPVMAKAIQKRVPCAYDKTALALEVGDIVKVTRMNISGQWEGEVNGRRGLFPFTHVKIIDPQNPDESD